The following are from one region of the Actinoplanes sp. L3-i22 genome:
- a CDS encoding arylsulfotransferase family protein: MISRRALLVGSAAAVAAGGAGFALGKIGDPPAPVEKPTTAAGPPKYRSRPDLRTLPDVTITTAANGTVPGYILLTPASGTGLWGPLMVDETGSPVWFKKVPDPATVAIDFKAQLYRDKPVLTWWEGTIGGTGGQGVGQGEFVIADQAYREITRVRAAGTEQADQHDFVITPRDTALFWVYDPIAYDLSPLGGPKDGVLHDGLLQEVDIATGKKLFEWRASEHVTLAESYAPLPQGDSAHLPYDYLHPNSVGLDADGHLLLSARHTWTVYKVHKETGEVLWRIGGKKSDFAVDEQAKFAWQHDFRRRRDGSYSVFDNGAGVTKVRDYSRGLVFKVDEAAKKVTFAAEYVHPDRVSAPTQGNFRELADGGSFIGWGQDPHFTEHAVDGTVRLAGHLPLDNQSYRAYKAEWAGAPHDQPALGLRVEGGNVIVTASWNGHTGVAKWRARAGGQPQELSATVEAARTGFETTLTITGTPEYVVAEALDAKGTVLGSSSAIPVRV; encoded by the coding sequence GTGATTTCGCGTCGTGCTCTCCTCGTCGGCTCCGCCGCGGCCGTGGCCGCCGGCGGGGCCGGATTCGCCCTCGGCAAGATCGGCGATCCACCCGCGCCGGTGGAAAAGCCGACCACCGCCGCCGGCCCGCCCAAGTACCGTTCCCGCCCCGACCTGCGCACGCTCCCGGACGTCACGATCACCACCGCGGCGAACGGGACCGTGCCGGGCTACATCCTGCTGACCCCGGCCTCCGGGACCGGGCTGTGGGGCCCGCTGATGGTGGACGAGACCGGGTCGCCGGTCTGGTTCAAGAAGGTGCCCGACCCGGCCACCGTGGCGATCGACTTCAAGGCGCAGCTGTACCGGGACAAACCCGTGCTGACCTGGTGGGAGGGGACCATCGGCGGCACCGGCGGACAGGGCGTCGGGCAGGGCGAGTTCGTGATCGCGGACCAGGCCTACCGGGAGATCACCCGGGTGCGCGCGGCCGGCACCGAGCAGGCCGACCAGCACGACTTCGTGATCACCCCGCGGGACACCGCGCTGTTCTGGGTCTACGACCCGATCGCGTACGACCTCAGCCCGCTCGGCGGCCCCAAGGACGGCGTCCTGCACGACGGGCTGCTGCAGGAGGTGGACATCGCCACCGGGAAGAAGCTGTTCGAGTGGCGGGCCAGCGAGCACGTCACGCTCGCCGAGTCGTACGCCCCGCTGCCCCAGGGCGACTCGGCCCACCTGCCCTACGACTACCTGCACCCGAACTCGGTCGGCCTGGACGCGGACGGGCACCTGCTGCTCTCCGCCCGGCACACCTGGACCGTCTACAAGGTCCACAAGGAGACCGGCGAGGTGCTCTGGCGGATCGGCGGGAAGAAGTCCGACTTCGCCGTCGACGAGCAGGCGAAGTTCGCCTGGCAGCACGACTTCCGGCGGCGCCGGGACGGCAGCTACAGCGTCTTCGACAACGGCGCCGGGGTGACCAAGGTGCGCGACTACTCCCGCGGGCTGGTGTTCAAGGTGGACGAGGCGGCCAAGAAGGTCACGTTCGCCGCCGAGTACGTGCACCCGGACCGGGTCTCCGCGCCCACCCAGGGCAACTTCCGGGAGCTGGCCGACGGCGGCTCGTTCATCGGCTGGGGGCAGGACCCGCACTTCACCGAGCACGCCGTGGACGGGACCGTGCGCCTGGCCGGGCACCTGCCGCTGGACAACCAGTCGTACCGGGCCTACAAGGCGGAGTGGGCCGGGGCGCCGCACGACCAGCCGGCGCTCGGCCTGCGGGTCGAGGGCGGCAACGTGATCGTCACGGCCAGCTGGAACGGGCACACCGGGGTGGCGAAATGGCGGGCCCGGGCCGGCGGTCAGCCGCAAGAACTGAGCGCGACCGTGGAGGCCGCGCGGACCGGCTTCGAGACGACGCTGACGATCACCGGCACGCCGGAGTACGTGGTGGCCGAGGCGCTGGACGCCAAGGGGACGGTGCTGGGCTCGTCCTCCGCGATTCCGGTCCGGGTCTAG
- a CDS encoding iron-containing alcohol dehydrogenase family protein, with product MPLLARSVQTPLHIDVRRGAVADLGRILADGRISAGGDVAVVVGPGLGERIVDLLRPSLKSATVYVTTGGTLDAALELADKLRSGHYDAVVGIGGGKTVDTAKYAASRWGLPMVSVATSLANDGIASPVASLVNDGIKGSYGVHIPFGVIVDLDFVETGPERVNRSGIGDVISNISALADWELARLVRGEPVDGLAASLARMGAEAVLTMPGDMNDDAFVTVLAEALISSGLAMAVSGSSRPSSGGCHEIMHAIDSLFPDTASHGELAGLGALFCTFLRGDERRFGQMADCLERHLLPRTPSDVGLSAEQFVEAVEFAPRTRPDRYTILEHLAMSPEETRQRLTEYENALAAR from the coding sequence ATGCCGCTACTAGCCCGTAGCGTCCAGACCCCGCTGCACATCGACGTCCGGCGGGGTGCGGTCGCGGACCTCGGCCGGATCCTCGCCGACGGCCGCATCTCGGCCGGTGGCGACGTCGCGGTGGTGGTCGGCCCGGGGCTGGGCGAGCGGATCGTCGACCTGCTGCGGCCCTCGCTGAAGTCGGCGACGGTCTACGTCACCACCGGCGGCACGCTCGACGCCGCCCTGGAGCTGGCCGACAAGCTGCGCTCCGGCCACTACGACGCGGTCGTCGGCATCGGCGGCGGCAAGACCGTCGACACCGCGAAGTACGCCGCCAGCCGCTGGGGTCTGCCGATGGTCTCGGTCGCCACCAGCCTGGCCAACGACGGCATCGCGTCCCCGGTGGCCAGCCTGGTCAACGACGGGATCAAGGGGTCGTACGGGGTGCACATCCCGTTCGGCGTGATCGTCGACCTGGACTTCGTCGAGACCGGGCCGGAACGGGTCAACCGGTCCGGCATCGGTGACGTGATCAGCAACATCAGCGCGCTGGCCGACTGGGAGCTGGCCCGGCTGGTCCGCGGCGAGCCGGTGGACGGCCTGGCCGCGTCACTGGCCCGGATGGGCGCCGAGGCGGTGCTGACCATGCCCGGCGACATGAACGACGACGCGTTCGTCACCGTGCTCGCCGAGGCGCTGATCTCCAGCGGCCTGGCGATGGCGGTGAGCGGCAGCAGCCGGCCGTCCAGCGGCGGCTGTCACGAGATCATGCACGCGATCGACTCGCTCTTCCCGGACACCGCCTCGCACGGCGAGCTCGCCGGGCTGGGCGCGCTGTTCTGCACGTTCCTGCGCGGCGACGAGCGTCGCTTCGGGCAGATGGCGGACTGTCTGGAGCGGCACCTGCTGCCCCGGACGCCGTCCGACGTCGGCCTGAGCGCCGAGCAGTTCGTCGAGGCGGTCGAGTTCGCTCCGCGGACCCGGCCGGACCGGTACACGATCCTCGAACATCTGGCCATGTCGCCGGAGGAAACCCGCCAGAGGTTGACCGAGTATGAGAACGCCCTCGCAGCCCGCTGA
- a CDS encoding CDP-alcohol phosphatidyltransferase family protein → MRTPSQPAEAGPQPTAADYYAVNRGGGLFSEAISQRIGARLAVFAYRNRLSPTVMTIGNLGFGCLTSFVVIATAGPVAHGQVWGWLIGLVALVGWQLAYAFDCSDGQLARVTGQTSAAGGRLDVLCDVAVQSALVAAISAVAKAQQPDTPAWLLSAFAATWMVNLVTSVMQTGAQASSMVTSRSLPIRAAKLVRDYGAVIALAGVVLTAAPQWAVWFVGLFTLVNGGFLAASIAFTGRTALRG, encoded by the coding sequence ATGAGAACGCCCTCGCAGCCCGCTGAGGCCGGACCTCAGCCCACCGCCGCCGACTACTACGCGGTCAACCGGGGCGGCGGCCTGTTCAGCGAGGCGATCAGCCAGCGGATCGGCGCGCGGCTCGCCGTCTTCGCGTACCGCAACCGGCTCAGCCCGACCGTGATGACCATCGGCAACCTCGGCTTCGGCTGCCTCACCTCGTTCGTGGTGATCGCGACCGCCGGTCCGGTCGCGCACGGTCAGGTGTGGGGCTGGTTGATCGGCCTGGTCGCGCTGGTCGGCTGGCAGCTGGCCTACGCGTTCGACTGCTCCGACGGCCAGCTGGCCCGGGTGACCGGCCAGACCAGCGCGGCCGGCGGCCGACTCGACGTGCTCTGCGACGTCGCGGTGCAGTCCGCGCTGGTCGCGGCGATCTCGGCGGTCGCCAAGGCGCAGCAGCCGGACACCCCCGCGTGGCTGCTGTCCGCGTTCGCGGCGACCTGGATGGTCAACCTGGTCACCTCGGTGATGCAGACCGGCGCCCAGGCGTCGAGCATGGTGACCAGCCGTTCGCTGCCGATCCGCGCGGCGAAACTGGTTCGCGACTACGGCGCGGTGATCGCGCTGGCCGGCGTCGTGCTGACCGCCGCACCGCAGTGGGCGGTCTGGTTCGTCGGCTTGTTCACCCTGGTCAACGGCGGTTTCCTGGCGGCCAGCATCGCGTTCACCGGACGCACCGCGCTGCGGGGTTAA
- a CDS encoding PH domain-containing protein has product MQWRVKPVLPVTKLMGAVAVVVLAVAFAGRDPVRWTLAVVVGSGLALWALRDLLVPVRLAADTDGVTVVTGFAGRRRLPWPQVERLRVDRTSRRGLSSELLEIDAGDAIYLFSAHELGALPEDVLAELTALRI; this is encoded by the coding sequence ATGCAATGGCGCGTCAAGCCGGTCCTGCCGGTCACCAAGCTGATGGGCGCGGTCGCGGTGGTGGTGCTGGCCGTCGCGTTCGCCGGCCGCGATCCGGTCCGCTGGACGCTCGCCGTCGTGGTCGGCTCGGGGCTCGCCCTCTGGGCCCTCCGCGACCTGCTGGTGCCGGTCCGTCTCGCCGCGGACACCGACGGCGTCACCGTGGTCACCGGGTTCGCCGGGCGGCGGCGCCTGCCCTGGCCGCAGGTCGAGCGCCTGCGCGTGGACCGCACCAGCCGCCGCGGCCTGAGCAGCGAGTTGCTGGAGATCGACGCGGGCGACGCCATCTATCTCTTCAGCGCACACGAGCTCGGCGCCCTGCCCGAGGACGTCCTTGCCGAGCTCACGGCCCTGCGCATTTAA
- a CDS encoding rhomboid family intramembrane serine protease, whose amino-acid sequence MSEAPSKTPVCYRHPDTETLLSCSRCEKPICPKCMNDATVGYQCPDCVKDGRRSQRRALNAFGGSLAAGRGGYAVRTIIGINVLVMVASVILGGPKAIAGAGGFFGLLGAGTPVTDAGEVIGWASYPDGSVHGIAAGEWYRLITAMFLHYGVVHLLLNMTLLLQIGTYLESRFGPARFLAIYFLAGFGGNVACYLLQPANQPSAGASTATFGLIIAIIIVNRRLMLDTSSLVPLLVTNLLFTFGIPQVSKEGHLGGLAVGAAATTVLAYSRLPHRTAKQVVGCVLLLVALIAIAIWRTNDILP is encoded by the coding sequence ATGAGTGAGGCGCCCTCCAAGACTCCGGTGTGTTACCGGCATCCGGATACGGAGACCCTGCTCAGCTGCAGTCGGTGTGAAAAGCCGATCTGTCCCAAATGCATGAATGACGCGACTGTCGGCTATCAATGCCCGGACTGCGTCAAGGACGGCCGCCGGTCCCAGCGGCGAGCGCTCAACGCCTTCGGCGGGAGTCTCGCCGCGGGCCGCGGGGGTTACGCCGTGCGCACCATCATCGGGATCAACGTCCTGGTGATGGTGGCATCGGTGATCCTCGGCGGACCGAAGGCGATCGCCGGCGCCGGTGGCTTCTTCGGCCTGCTGGGCGCGGGCACCCCGGTCACCGACGCCGGTGAGGTGATCGGCTGGGCGTCCTATCCGGATGGTTCGGTGCACGGCATCGCCGCCGGCGAGTGGTACCGGTTGATCACCGCGATGTTCCTGCACTACGGCGTGGTGCACCTGCTGCTCAACATGACGCTGCTGCTGCAGATCGGGACATATCTGGAATCCCGCTTCGGCCCGGCGCGCTTCCTCGCGATCTACTTCCTGGCCGGCTTCGGCGGCAACGTCGCGTGTTACCTCCTGCAGCCGGCCAACCAGCCGTCGGCCGGCGCCTCCACCGCGACGTTCGGCCTGATCATCGCGATCATCATCGTGAACCGGCGGCTGATGCTGGACACCAGCTCCCTGGTTCCGTTGCTCGTCACCAACCTGCTCTTCACCTTCGGGATCCCGCAGGTCTCCAAGGAGGGCCACCTCGGCGGGCTCGCGGTCGGTGCCGCGGCCACCACGGTGCTGGCCTACTCCCGCCTTCCGCACCGCACCGCGAAACAGGTGGTCGGCTGCGTGTTGTTGCTGGTCGCGCTGATCGCCATCGCCATCTGGCGCACCAACGACATTCTTCCTTGA
- a CDS encoding peptidylprolyl isomerase produces the protein MAETIYATLQTNHGPIRLQLFPDHAPETVRNFVGLAEGTKPYTDPRTNQPGSGPYYDGTISHRVIAGFMIQLGDPTGTGRGDPGYKFGDEFHPELSFDRPYLLAMANAGPGTNGSQFFITVGPTPHLNRRHTIFGQVADEQSAKIVDSIANTPTGPGDRPREDVVIERVVIERA, from the coding sequence GTGGCCGAGACGATTTACGCCACCCTGCAAACCAACCATGGTCCGATCCGGCTTCAGCTGTTCCCGGATCACGCTCCGGAGACCGTCCGGAACTTCGTGGGACTGGCCGAGGGCACCAAGCCGTACACCGACCCGCGGACCAACCAGCCGGGCAGCGGGCCGTACTACGACGGCACCATCTCGCACCGGGTCATCGCCGGCTTCATGATCCAGCTGGGTGACCCGACCGGCACCGGCCGTGGCGACCCGGGCTACAAGTTCGGTGACGAGTTCCACCCGGAGCTGTCCTTCGACCGGCCGTACCTGCTGGCCATGGCGAACGCCGGGCCGGGCACCAACGGCTCGCAGTTCTTCATCACGGTCGGCCCGACCCCGCACCTGAACCGTCGGCACACGATCTTCGGCCAGGTCGCGGACGAGCAGTCGGCGAAGATCGTGGACTCGATCGCGAACACCCCCACCGGCCCGGGCGACCGGCCGCGTGAGGATGTCGTCATCGAGCGGGTGGTGATCGAGCGCGCCTGA
- a CDS encoding PLP-dependent aminotransferase family protein — protein MTAEQLISFARGAPSLDIVDVEGLKAAAVRAFDADPAGVTAYGTSVGYLPLRKWIADKHGVSPDQVIVTNGSLQADAFLFGHLVRPGDDVIVEKPTYDRTLLNLQNLGAKVHQVTLLPDGIDTAELRALLESGVRPKLAHIIPNYQNPAGLTLSAEKRRELLALAEQYEFLIFEDDPYVDIRFRGEPLPSMLSLDSNNLVVHASSFTKTVCPGVRVGYLVGPAALIDAIAKKATNLYISPGMVSEAIVHQFCVSGDIDKSVQKVSSALGERARVLAESIRTHIPGATFTEPDGGYFLWVDLPSDVDVDKLFPAAMKKGVAIVKGSDFLLEGGRSSVRLAYSAVTVDQIDEGVRRLAAAIAEVRG, from the coding sequence ATGACCGCTGAGCAGCTCATCTCGTTCGCCCGTGGTGCTCCGTCGCTGGACATCGTCGACGTGGAGGGCCTGAAGGCCGCCGCCGTCCGCGCCTTCGACGCCGATCCGGCCGGGGTTACCGCGTACGGCACGTCCGTCGGCTACCTGCCGCTGCGCAAGTGGATCGCGGACAAGCACGGTGTCTCGCCGGACCAGGTCATCGTGACCAACGGCTCGCTCCAGGCCGACGCGTTCCTCTTCGGCCACCTGGTGCGGCCCGGCGACGACGTGATCGTGGAGAAGCCGACCTACGACCGTACCCTGCTCAACCTGCAGAACCTGGGCGCCAAGGTGCACCAGGTGACGCTGCTGCCGGACGGCATCGACACCGCCGAGCTGCGCGCGCTGCTGGAGTCCGGGGTCCGTCCGAAGCTGGCGCACATCATCCCGAACTATCAGAACCCGGCCGGCCTCACCCTCTCCGCGGAGAAGCGCCGCGAGCTGCTCGCGCTGGCCGAGCAGTACGAGTTCCTGATCTTCGAGGACGACCCGTACGTCGACATCCGGTTCCGTGGCGAGCCGCTGCCGTCGATGCTGTCGCTGGACTCGAACAACCTGGTGGTGCACGCCTCCAGCTTCACCAAGACGGTCTGCCCCGGCGTCCGCGTCGGTTACCTGGTCGGCCCGGCCGCGCTGATCGACGCGATCGCGAAGAAGGCGACCAACCTCTACATCTCCCCGGGCATGGTCTCCGAGGCGATCGTGCACCAGTTCTGCGTCTCCGGCGACATCGACAAGTCGGTCCAGAAGGTCAGCTCGGCGCTGGGCGAGCGGGCCCGGGTGCTGGCCGAGTCGATCCGTACGCACATCCCGGGTGCGACCTTCACCGAGCCGGACGGCGGTTACTTCCTCTGGGTCGACCTGCCCTCCGACGTCGACGTGGACAAGCTGTTCCCGGCGGCCATGAAGAAGGGCGTCGCGATCGTCAAGGGCAGCGACTTCCTGCTCGAGGGCGGCCGCAGCTCGGTGCGCCTGGCGTACTCCGCGGTCACCGTCGACCAGATCGACGAGGGCGTCCGGCGGCTCGCCGCGGCGATCGCCGAGGTTCGCGGTTAA
- a CDS encoding magnesium and cobalt transport protein CorA: MSEQENGSWSRNRPLSRAWAARAMNRFLGSAEAIQKTGEPGTDGTAVVDCGVYVAGERIPGMFTPDEAFAEARRRDDAFVWLGLHQPSELEMTAIAHTYGLHELTVEDAVKAEQRPKLEQFGDMHFLVLRTARYVPHQELTESSQVVETGQMMIFVGDRFVITVRHGEASEMSPVRADLEKQRVNLLQQGPWAVAYAVTDRVVDSYLEVAEQVEADLDLIEEGVFSRDRSAPIQQVYQLKRELVEFRRAVVPLQRPLAGIIASQGVVPKEIRRYFRDVQDHLTRTVEQVSSYDDLLNSILQARLAQVTVDQNNDMRKIAAWAGIATVWTAAAGVYGMNFDYMPETQWRYGYPGLVALLSLITVVLYRAFRRNGWL, translated from the coding sequence ATGAGCGAGCAGGAGAACGGTTCCTGGAGCCGCAACCGCCCGTTGTCCAGGGCTTGGGCGGCTCGCGCGATGAATCGCTTCCTCGGTTCCGCCGAGGCGATTCAGAAGACCGGCGAGCCCGGTACGGACGGGACCGCCGTCGTCGACTGCGGGGTCTACGTCGCCGGTGAGCGGATTCCCGGCATGTTCACTCCGGACGAGGCGTTCGCCGAGGCGCGCCGGCGTGACGACGCGTTCGTCTGGCTCGGCCTGCATCAGCCGTCCGAGCTGGAGATGACCGCGATCGCCCACACCTACGGCCTGCACGAGCTGACCGTGGAGGACGCGGTCAAGGCCGAGCAGCGGCCGAAGCTGGAGCAGTTCGGCGACATGCACTTCCTGGTCCTGCGGACCGCGCGGTACGTGCCGCACCAGGAGCTGACCGAGAGCTCCCAGGTGGTGGAGACCGGCCAGATGATGATTTTCGTCGGCGACCGGTTCGTGATCACCGTCCGGCACGGCGAGGCGTCCGAGATGTCGCCGGTCCGGGCCGACCTGGAGAAGCAGCGGGTGAACCTGTTGCAGCAGGGCCCGTGGGCGGTGGCCTACGCGGTGACCGACCGGGTGGTGGACAGCTACCTCGAGGTCGCCGAGCAGGTCGAGGCGGACCTGGACCTGATCGAGGAGGGCGTCTTCTCCCGCGATCGCAGCGCGCCGATCCAGCAGGTCTACCAGCTCAAGCGGGAGCTGGTGGAGTTCCGCCGGGCGGTGGTGCCGCTGCAGCGCCCGCTCGCCGGGATCATCGCGAGCCAGGGCGTGGTGCCCAAGGAGATCCGGCGGTACTTCCGGGACGTGCAGGACCACCTGACCCGTACGGTCGAGCAGGTCTCCTCCTACGACGACCTGCTCAACTCGATCCTGCAGGCGCGCCTGGCCCAGGTCACGGTCGACCAGAACAACGACATGCGCAAGATCGCCGCCTGGGCCGGTATCGCCACGGTGTGGACCGCGGCGGCCGGCGTCTACGGGATGAACTTCGACTACATGCCGGAGACCCAGTGGCGCTACGGCTATCCCGGCCTGGTCGCCCTGCTCTCGTTGATCACCGTGGTGCTGTACCGCGCGTTCCGCCGCAACGGCTGGCTCTGA
- a CDS encoding glycosyltransferase family 4 protein: MKVVVAHNRYREAIPSGENVIVDTEIEQLRSAGLDVVPFQRSSDSIESFSPAQKALLPVAPLLGVQAQRDLAALIENEKPDVLHLHNPYPLLSPRVIRTAHRLGVPVVQTVHNYRQVCSSGLYFRDGHNCHDCRGKVLGWPAIKHKCYRGSAAQSAIMATTLAVHRPTWRSVDRYIALTDKIAAHLADYGIPDERIVIKPNGLPDPGQPEPLGDGFLYGARLSPEKGLGLLLDAWRRHPDGSLGPLRIAGDGELRHLAEQAAAERADVTYLGPLDRAGMTAARRASSVVVAVPTWEDVLPTVILEAMASGRPVLGTAVGGVPYLIGSAGWLAQPDPAALAEVLPVARAGAAGAAVAARERYLSHFHPDVLTKRLIEVYAGMRTDSQRTSR; the protein is encoded by the coding sequence GTGAAGGTGGTGGTTGCACACAACCGGTACCGCGAGGCGATTCCCTCCGGGGAGAACGTCATCGTGGACACCGAGATCGAGCAGCTCCGGTCGGCCGGCCTGGACGTCGTGCCGTTTCAACGGAGCTCGGACTCGATCGAGTCGTTCTCGCCCGCGCAGAAAGCGTTGCTGCCGGTGGCGCCGCTGCTCGGCGTCCAGGCCCAGCGTGATCTTGCAGCTTTGATTGAAAATGAAAAACCGGATGTATTGCACCTCCATAACCCATACCCCCTCTTATCGCCCAGGGTGATCCGCACCGCGCACCGACTCGGCGTCCCGGTCGTCCAGACCGTGCACAACTACCGGCAGGTCTGCTCCTCGGGCCTGTACTTCCGGGACGGGCACAACTGTCACGACTGCCGCGGCAAGGTGCTGGGCTGGCCGGCGATCAAGCACAAGTGCTACCGCGGCTCGGCGGCGCAGAGCGCGATCATGGCGACCACGCTGGCCGTGCACCGGCCGACCTGGCGCTCGGTGGACCGCTACATCGCGCTCACCGACAAGATCGCCGCGCACCTGGCCGACTACGGCATCCCGGACGAGCGCATCGTGATCAAGCCGAACGGGCTGCCCGACCCGGGGCAGCCGGAACCGCTCGGTGACGGGTTCCTCTACGGCGCCCGGCTCTCCCCGGAGAAGGGCCTGGGCCTGCTGCTGGACGCGTGGCGGCGGCACCCGGACGGGTCACTCGGCCCGCTGCGGATCGCCGGCGACGGCGAGCTGCGGCACCTGGCCGAGCAGGCCGCCGCGGAGCGGGCCGACGTGACCTACCTGGGCCCGCTGGACCGGGCCGGGATGACCGCGGCCCGGCGCGCGTCGTCGGTCGTGGTCGCCGTCCCGACCTGGGAGGACGTCCTGCCCACGGTGATCCTGGAGGCGATGGCGTCCGGCCGGCCGGTGCTCGGCACCGCGGTCGGCGGCGTGCCCTACCTGATCGGGTCGGCCGGCTGGCTGGCGCAGCCGGACCCGGCGGCGCTGGCCGAGGTCCTGCCGGTGGCGCGGGCCGGGGCGGCGGGCGCGGCGGTCGCGGCCCGGGAGCGGTACCTGAGCCATTTCCACCCGGATGTGCTGACCAAGCGTTTGATCGAGGTCTACGCGGGCATGAGGACGGATTCACAGCGTACGTCGAGGTAG
- a CDS encoding type VII secretion protein EccB encodes MRDLPALRLSSERLIGALVAHDADPGRPALRRPGPVALTGVLIAALGAGLLGGYGMLTGASLAEPTDPSVVLFDRGSGAQYVYLESDRRLHPVLNYTSGLLLAAGESPGARPVATGKLAKVPLGATLGIPDAPDALPPRESLLTGAWTVCTDRAGRSTLLVGTVPPGAPAGARSLLVRDPAGRTFLVRDGRRFQGSADLWPGRTPAPVSTAWIDAVPAGPDLTAAPAEEEQTDFSVRACVTRPAGEPATIRLDPVIPAGTAEIYVPRGTGAVVTSGTGSVQLITEDGRGFPLASQELLARLGYPDVRPVTVPAELLGMLPAGPLLDRELAGRH; translated from the coding sequence GTGCGCGATCTACCGGCCCTGCGGCTCTCGTCGGAACGTCTGATCGGTGCCCTGGTCGCCCACGACGCGGATCCGGGCCGCCCCGCGCTGCGCCGGCCCGGCCCGGTGGCGCTGACCGGGGTCCTGATCGCCGCGCTCGGCGCCGGCCTGCTGGGTGGCTACGGGATGCTCACCGGCGCGAGCCTGGCCGAGCCCACCGACCCGTCGGTGGTCCTGTTCGACCGCGGCTCCGGCGCGCAGTACGTCTACCTGGAGTCCGACCGCCGCCTGCACCCGGTGCTGAACTACACGTCCGGTCTGCTGCTGGCGGCCGGCGAGAGCCCCGGCGCCCGGCCGGTCGCGACCGGGAAGCTGGCCAAGGTCCCGCTGGGCGCGACGCTGGGCATCCCGGACGCGCCGGACGCGCTGCCGCCGAGGGAGAGTCTGCTCACCGGCGCCTGGACGGTCTGCACCGACCGCGCGGGCCGCAGCACGCTGCTGGTCGGCACGGTCCCGCCGGGTGCGCCGGCCGGGGCGCGGTCGCTGCTGGTCCGCGATCCGGCGGGCCGGACGTTCCTGGTGCGCGACGGCCGGCGGTTCCAGGGCTCGGCGGATCTCTGGCCCGGGCGGACCCCGGCGCCGGTCAGCACGGCCTGGATCGACGCGGTGCCGGCCGGTCCGGACCTCACGGCCGCGCCGGCCGAGGAGGAGCAGACCGATTTTTCGGTACGGGCGTGTGTCACCCGCCCGGCGGGCGAGCCGGCGACGATCCGCCTCGATCCGGTGATCCCGGCCGGAACGGCGGAGATTTACGTGCCCCGCGGCACGGGCGCCGTGGTGACCTCGGGCACCGGATCCGTCCAGTTGATCACCGAGGACGGGCGGGGCTTCCCGCTGGCGAGCCAGGAGCTACTGGCCCGGCTCGGCTACCCGGACGTGCGGCCGGTGACCGTCCCGGCGGAGTTGCTGGGCATGCTGCCGGCCGGCCCGCTCCTGGATCGGGAGCTGGCCGGCCGGCACTGA
- a CDS encoding sugar phosphate nucleotidyltransferase, with product MIGLVLAAGAGRRLRPYTDTLPKALVPVDGETTIMDISLRNLAAAGLTDVTIVVGYCANAVEERKEGFEQKYGVTISLVHNDKAEEWNNAYSLWLARDHFAAGVLMVNGDTVHPISIEHTLLAKRGPSILLAVDTVKKLADEEMKTVFDADGQLTKITKLMDPSEAYGEYIGANIIEASAASALADALKTTWERNPDLYYEDGFQEYANRGGQVRAAEIGQVDWVEVDNHDDLAKARDIACRY from the coding sequence ATGATCGGTCTCGTTCTTGCCGCCGGTGCTGGCCGCCGGCTGCGCCCGTACACGGACACGCTGCCGAAGGCGCTGGTCCCGGTCGACGGGGAGACCACGATCATGGACATCTCCCTGCGAAACCTCGCCGCGGCGGGGCTGACCGACGTCACCATCGTAGTCGGGTACTGCGCAAACGCGGTCGAAGAGCGCAAAGAGGGCTTCGAGCAGAAGTACGGCGTCACGATCTCCCTGGTCCACAACGACAAGGCCGAGGAGTGGAACAACGCCTATTCGTTGTGGCTCGCCCGGGACCACTTCGCCGCGGGTGTCCTGATGGTGAACGGCGACACCGTGCACCCGATCAGCATCGAGCACACCCTCCTCGCCAAGCGTGGCCCCAGCATCCTGCTCGCCGTCGACACCGTTAAGAAGTTGGCCGACGAAGAGATGAAGACGGTTTTCGACGCGGACGGCCAACTCACCAAGATCACGAAGCTGATGGATCCCTCCGAGGCGTACGGCGAGTACATCGGGGCCAACATCATCGAGGCGTCCGCCGCGTCCGCGCTGGCCGACGCGCTCAAGACGACCTGGGAGCGCAACCCTGATCTCTACTACGAGGACGGCTTCCAGGAGTACGCGAACCGCGGTGGCCAGGTCCGCGCGGCCGAGATCGGCCAGGTGGACTGGGTCGAGGTGGACAACCACGACGACCTGGCGAAGGCCCGGGACATCGCATGCCGCTACTAG